The following proteins are encoded in a genomic region of Cervus elaphus chromosome 15, mCerEla1.1, whole genome shotgun sequence:
- the LOC122709106 gene encoding 28S ribosomal protein S29, mitochondrial-like — protein MLKGMTRLVSRVHKLDPGRFLHLGTQAPQCLVAHLNNQVPNESPRAISRTLENDPAKHGEQHVGQHYSISVHDLKTIFPHGLPPRFVMQVKTFNEACLMVRKPALELLRYLKNTNFAHPAVQYVLYGEKGTGKTLRLCHIIHLCAKQDWLILHIPDAHLWVKNCWDLLQSTYNKQRFDQPLEASIWLKNFKTANERFLSQIKVQDKYVWNKRESTEKGSPLAEVVEQGIMRVRNATDAVGIVLKELKRQSSLGIFRLLVAVDGVNALWGRTTLKREDKSPIAPEELALMYNLRKMVKNDWQGGAIVLTVSQTGSLLKPRKAYLPQELLGKEGFDTLDPFIPMLVSNYNPKEFEGCIQYYLENNWLQHEKAHTEEGKKELLSLSNRNPGLLERLCAYL, from the coding sequence ATGCTGAAAGGAATGACAAGGCTTGTCTCCAGGGTCCATAAGTTGGACCCTGGACGTTTTTTGCACTTAGGGACCCAGGCACCCCAGTGCCTTGTTGCTCATCTGAATAACCAGGTTCCAAATGAGAGTCCCAGAGCTATTTCCCGCACCCTTGAGAATGATCCGGCAAAGCATGGGGAGCAGCATGTGGGTCAGCACTACAGCATATCTGTCCACGATCTAAAGACCATATTCCCCCATGGCCTGCCTCCTCGCTTTGTAATGCAGGTGAAGACATTCAATGAAGCTTGCCTGATGGTAAGGAAACCAGCCCTCGAGCTTCTGCGTTACCTGAAAAACACCAATTTTGCTCATCCAGCTGTACAGTACGTTCTCTACGGCGAGAAGGGAACAGGAAAAACCCTCCGTCTTTGCCACATTATCCATCTCTGTGCAAAACAAGACTGGCTGATACTGCATATTCCAGATGCTCATCTTTGGGTCAAAAACTGCTGGGATCTTCTGCAGTCCACCTACAACAAACAGCGCTTTGATCAACCTTTAGAGGCTTCAATCTGGCTGAAGAATTTCAAAACTGCAAACGAGCGTTTCTTGAGTCAGATAAAAGTTCAAGACAAGTATGTCTGGAATAAGCGAGAAAGCACTGAGAAAGGCAGTCCTCTGGCAGAAGTAGTTGAACAGGGCATAATGCGAGTGAGGAATGCCACAGACGCAGTTGGGATTGTGCTTAAAGAGCTAAAGAGGCAAAGTTCTCTGGGTATTTTTCGCCTCCTGGTGGCAGTGGATGGAGTCAATGCTCTCTGGGGAAGGACCACActgaaaagagaagataaaagccCGATTGCCCCAGAAGAACTAGCCCTTATGTACAACCTGAGGAAAATGGTGAAAAATGATTGGCAAGGAGGTGCCATTGTGTTGACTGTGAGCCAGACTGGGTCTCTCTTGAAGCCCCGGAAAGCCTATCTGCCCCAGGAGTTGCTGGGAAAGGAAGGATTTGATACCCTGGATCCCTTTATTCCCATGCTGGTTTCCAACTATAACCCAAAGGAATTTGAAGGTTGTATTCAGTATTATTTGGAGAACAATTGGCTTCAACATGAGAAAGCTCATAcagaagaagggaagaaggagcTGCTGTCCCTAAGTAATAGGAATCCCGGGCTGCTGGAGCGGCTCTGTGCCTACCTCTAA